A window of the Candidatus Omnitrophota bacterium genome harbors these coding sequences:
- a CDS encoding transposase, with amino-acid sequence PTDKLSLSDIIHRFKTLTTKKYIDGVKNDNWEPFNKHLWQRSFHDHIIRNDKSLNDIREYIINNPATWIDDADFACGKPADFCVIKIPKDFTSRRIYTILSTC; translated from the coding sequence TCCCTACAGATAAATTATCATTGTCCGATATTATTCATCGGTTCAAAACCCTAACAACAAAAAAATATATTGACGGTGTAAAAAATGATAATTGGGAACCGTTCAATAAACATCTATGGCAACGGTCGTTTCATGACCATATAATCAGGAACGATAAATCATTGAACGATATCCGTGAATATATAATCAATAATCCGGCCACGTGGATTGATGATGCGGATTTTGCCTGCGGCAAACCCGCTGATTTCTGTGTTATAAAAATTCCAAAAGACTTTACATCCCGCCGCATTTATACTATATTATCAACATGCTGA